The bacterium genome includes a region encoding these proteins:
- a CDS encoding zinc ribbon domain-containing protein: MDAFKEPICQSCAMPLTEEAHFGTEADGSKSAEYCHHCYQGGAFTQSEAKMEDMRDFVVDFIAREGHMSAEDARTTMERVFPNLKRWRAS, translated from the coding sequence ATGGACGCATTCAAGGAGCCCATCTGCCAGAGCTGCGCCATGCCCCTGACCGAGGAGGCGCACTTCGGCACCGAGGCCGACGGCTCGAAGAGCGCGGAGTACTGCCACCACTGCTACCAGGGGGGCGCCTTCACCCAATCCGAGGCCAAGATGGAGGACATGCGGGATTTCGTCGTTGACTTCATCGCCCGAGAGGGGCACATGTCCGCCGAGGACGCGCGGACGACGATGGAGCGCGTCTTTCCGAATCTCAAGCGCTGGCGGGCGTCGTAG